The following coding sequences are from one Streptomyces dengpaensis window:
- a CDS encoding tetratricopeptide repeat protein, with product MEFHESVEVAMIGDHNTVTVHRHAPRLPAPFLAPSRPSSLLVGRDELRGRIRELLSDGVVALHGLPGVGKTALALDIAYDDEVRTRFPDGVLWAGLGIQGNVLRHLADWGEHIGVGTQDLRAHTAAGWAEALHRKIGARRFLLIVDDAWDASDALALQMGGPNCAQLLTTRSPGVALEFGGAVLRVDELAPPDGLCLLETLAEEAMGSNREAAAQLVSLVGGLPLALTLMGHHLRGAAFNGQPGVTEALERLRLAEERLRLERRQAPSAVHPSLPADLPISLLSVLEIGHAQLPASAQEALRDLTAFPPKPNSFATTAAQAVTQAAADTLRAIVRAGLIESAGADRHVMHQVVHDFVRAKGPPAAAERRMAQLYVGMVGKRADGAEEGAMTSEQFQQELGNVLQALDHAHRHGMHETLLSGVDAAYPLLVNRGLYAVAEPHLQHALHAARAVGDAQAEARTLLRLGSVILERGDLRQGGRYLDEGMQRAQQADSVGEIVDLLLKMGWSTGMRGDLERARRHFADALIGTQGAEAVPALQGLGWVAGLQGRHDESAAHLYRGLELARESGDPSRIAGLLQVGGWMRALAGDYGGSAELFEECLELSRTEHLGTEEVDAMHGLGWLATERGHGDQARIQLTEALRLARELDYHERVPILVNLGRVMIRTGDFDGGGRLLREAEQLVREQDRPEKLSDVLRELGRYELAAGAHEPAERHLRESLQIAEQIAMRAPLAAALEALAESELAHGHTSAARELLLRAMRLERGNAAVLARLRLALAAVHEAEGDLVTAEELFRASLAGAERTGQEERAALSLAGAARAVATAGNPQSARALGIDALERLRNLASPHTAEVQEWLRSCI from the coding sequence GTGGAATTCCACGAATCCGTCGAAGTCGCCATGATCGGCGACCACAACACCGTCACCGTCCACCGGCACGCGCCGCGGCTGCCCGCCCCCTTTCTCGCACCGAGCCGGCCGTCCAGTCTGCTGGTGGGCCGGGACGAACTGCGCGGACGGATCCGCGAACTGCTCTCCGACGGTGTGGTCGCGCTCCATGGGCTGCCCGGGGTCGGCAAGACCGCGCTCGCGCTGGACATCGCCTATGACGACGAAGTCCGGACCCGTTTCCCCGACGGCGTGCTGTGGGCGGGACTCGGCATCCAAGGCAATGTGCTGCGGCACCTGGCCGACTGGGGAGAGCACATCGGAGTGGGAACCCAGGACCTACGTGCGCACACCGCCGCCGGCTGGGCCGAGGCCCTCCACCGGAAGATCGGCGCACGCCGCTTCTTGCTCATCGTCGATGACGCCTGGGATGCGAGCGACGCTCTGGCACTGCAAATGGGTGGGCCGAACTGCGCCCAGCTGCTGACCACCCGGTCCCCCGGCGTCGCCCTGGAGTTCGGCGGGGCTGTACTGCGCGTGGACGAACTGGCGCCCCCGGACGGCTTGTGCCTGCTCGAAACACTCGCCGAAGAGGCCATGGGATCGAACCGCGAGGCAGCGGCCCAACTGGTCTCCCTCGTCGGCGGACTGCCACTGGCACTCACGCTGATGGGGCACCACCTCAGGGGAGCGGCGTTCAACGGCCAGCCCGGCGTCACCGAAGCACTTGAGCGGCTGCGGCTGGCCGAGGAGCGTCTGCGGCTCGAACGCCGCCAGGCCCCGAGTGCTGTGCATCCCAGCCTTCCGGCCGACCTGCCGATCTCCCTGTTGTCCGTGCTGGAGATCGGCCACGCCCAGCTGCCCGCGTCCGCCCAGGAAGCCCTCCGCGACCTGACGGCGTTCCCGCCCAAACCCAACAGCTTCGCGACGACCGCCGCACAGGCCGTCACCCAAGCCGCGGCGGATACGCTGCGCGCCATCGTACGAGCCGGGCTCATCGAGTCCGCCGGCGCGGATCGCCATGTCATGCACCAGGTGGTCCACGATTTCGTACGCGCCAAAGGCCCACCGGCCGCTGCCGAGCGCCGCATGGCCCAGCTGTACGTGGGCATGGTCGGCAAGAGGGCCGATGGAGCCGAGGAGGGCGCCATGACCAGCGAACAGTTCCAGCAAGAACTCGGCAACGTCCTGCAGGCGCTCGACCACGCACACCGGCACGGCATGCACGAGACCCTGCTCTCCGGGGTCGATGCCGCCTACCCCCTGCTGGTGAACCGAGGCCTGTACGCGGTGGCCGAGCCCCACCTCCAGCACGCTCTGCACGCCGCGCGCGCGGTCGGGGACGCCCAGGCGGAGGCCCGCACCTTGCTTCGCCTGGGCAGCGTGATCCTGGAGCGAGGCGACCTGCGTCAAGGCGGCAGATATCTCGACGAAGGCATGCAACGCGCCCAGCAGGCCGACTCCGTGGGAGAGATCGTCGACCTCCTGCTGAAGATGGGCTGGAGCACCGGCATGCGCGGCGATTTGGAACGCGCCAGGCGGCACTTCGCCGACGCGCTCATCGGGACGCAGGGCGCGGAGGCCGTACCGGCGCTGCAGGGCCTGGGCTGGGTGGCGGGACTGCAGGGCAGGCACGACGAGTCGGCCGCCCATCTTTACCGCGGCCTGGAGCTCGCTCGCGAGAGCGGCGATCCGTCCCGGATCGCGGGACTGCTGCAGGTCGGCGGGTGGATGCGGGCCCTGGCAGGCGACTACGGCGGGTCGGCGGAGCTCTTCGAGGAGTGCCTCGAGCTGTCACGTACCGAGCACTTGGGCACCGAAGAGGTGGATGCGATGCACGGCCTCGGCTGGCTCGCCACCGAACGCGGCCACGGCGACCAAGCCCGCATCCAGCTCACCGAGGCGCTGCGGCTAGCCCGCGAGCTGGACTACCACGAACGCGTCCCCATCCTGGTCAACCTGGGGCGAGTCATGATCAGGACAGGAGACTTCGACGGCGGCGGCCGGCTGCTGCGGGAGGCCGAACAATTGGTCCGCGAACAAGACCGCCCCGAGAAGCTGAGCGATGTGCTGCGGGAACTGGGCAGGTACGAACTGGCTGCCGGGGCCCACGAGCCAGCCGAACGCCACCTCCGGGAGAGCCTGCAGATCGCCGAACAGATCGCAATGCGCGCGCCCCTGGCAGCAGCTCTGGAAGCCCTGGCCGAGTCCGAACTGGCGCACGGCCATACATCCGCCGCACGCGAACTGCTACTGCGCGCCATGCGGTTGGAGCGCGGCAACGCAGCCGTACTGGCCCGCCTGCGGCTGGCTCTGGCGGCGGTCCACGAGGCGGAGGGCGATCTCGTCACGGCGGAGGAGCTCTTCCGGGCATCCCTCGCCGGTGCCGAGCGAACAGGCCAGGAGGAACGCGCCGCCTTGAGCTTGGCCGGAGCGGCTCGCGCGGTCGCAACCGCCGGAAACCCACAGAGCGCTCGCGCACTGGGCATCGACGCCCTCGAACGGCTCCGCAACCTCGCCAGCCCTCACACGGCAGAGGTCCAGGAGTGGCTAAGAAGCTGCATCTGA
- a CDS encoding amidase family protein, which translates to MNSIYDTDINAVCVRDFDRALSAARDADEARAKGARQPHLGVPMTVKESFNVRGVAHDLGHSCVRGLHGDRGHRGSLPSQGGQRGDPRQDEFDALPHVG; encoded by the coding sequence GTGAACTCCATTTACGACACCGACATCAACGCGGTCTGTGTGCGCGACTTCGACCGTGCCCTGAGCGCGGCCCGTGACGCCGACGAGGCTCGGGCGAAGGGCGCGCGGCAACCTCACCTCGGGGTGCCGATGACAGTCAAGGAGTCCTTCAACGTACGTGGGGTTGCCCACGACTTGGGGCATTCCTGCGTTCGAGGGCTTCATGGCGACCGAGGACACCGTGGCAGTCTCCCGTCTCAAGGCGGCCAGCGCGGTGATCCTCGGCAAGACGAGTTCGATGCTCTTCCTCACGTTGGGTGA
- a CDS encoding class I SAM-dependent methyltransferase has product MVDATFGHPRLAAIYDPLDPDRSDLDAYLAMAEEFGARSVLDIGCGTGVFALLLAERGITVTGIDPARASVDVARGKPGAERVRWLDGDAGDLPPMQIDLVTMTGNVAQAIADPQAWHTTLRGAYEALRPGGRLVFETRDPAQRVWEEWAEWTRETTYRMTDIPGVGHVETWAELTDVSLPLVSFRGTHVFAADGDVLTSESTLRFRERMEIERDLHEHGFVVEDVRDAPDRPGREFVFVARHGTAEPVPPGMP; this is encoded by the coding sequence ATGGTTGACGCAACTTTCGGGCATCCGCGCCTCGCCGCCATCTACGACCCACTCGATCCGGACCGCAGCGATCTCGACGCGTATCTCGCGATGGCGGAGGAGTTCGGCGCGCGGTCCGTGCTGGACATCGGGTGCGGTACGGGCGTGTTCGCGCTGCTGCTCGCCGAGCGCGGGATTACGGTCACCGGGATCGATCCCGCGCGGGCGTCCGTCGACGTCGCGCGTGGCAAGCCGGGCGCGGAGCGGGTGCGCTGGCTCGACGGCGACGCGGGGGACCTGCCGCCCATGCAGATCGACCTGGTGACGATGACCGGGAACGTCGCCCAGGCGATCGCCGATCCGCAGGCGTGGCATACGACGCTGCGCGGCGCGTACGAGGCTCTGCGGCCCGGCGGGCGGCTTGTCTTCGAGACGCGCGATCCGGCGCAGCGCGTGTGGGAGGAGTGGGCGGAGTGGACGCGCGAGACCACGTACCGCATGACGGACATCCCGGGCGTCGGCCACGTCGAGACCTGGGCCGAGCTGACGGACGTGAGCCTGCCGCTGGTGAGCTTCCGGGGTACGCACGTGTTCGCTGCGGACGGGGACGTACTGACCTCGGAATCGACACTTCGCTTCCGCGAACGTATGGAGATCGAGCGGGACTTGCACGAGCACGGCTTCGTCGTCGAGGACGTACGCGACGCACCCGACCGGCCGGGCAGGGAGTTCGTGTTCGTGGCGCGGCACGGTACCGCGGAGCCCGTCCCTCCCGGAATGCCCTAG
- a CDS encoding PP2C family protein-serine/threonine phosphatase, with amino-acid sequence MQSLFRSSPRSGADGQNRVLFTLARCVPIALALLVLGTELSPAHFLYTGPVLTATPALAAVTMGPKGTLSTACLALAVSVTTATYNHAWGTQQVYTNFMAILVVSVASVMTSWAIATRRRIELDQVRRIAVAAQEVILRPVPARLGPVRAASLCLAAETGAQVGGDLYEAVQTRYGVRLIVGDVRGKGLNAMRAVAVVLGAFREAVHYEDDPVEVMNHCAAALQREAAVPGAFDQEALMEGFTTALMAQVLPDEPVVRLVNRGHPPPLVLHQGQVHALMPACPLPPFGLEDLITDSPVKPDSYPFLPGDRLLLYTDGVVEARNRDDSFFALPDAMEGMHADTPQEFLEGLHQQLLHHTEGRLADDVAMILIDRTGEEADCVAGRQGAAH; translated from the coding sequence ATGCAGTCACTCTTCCGCTCATCTCCCCGGTCGGGAGCGGACGGCCAGAACAGGGTTCTCTTCACGCTCGCGCGGTGTGTGCCCATTGCGCTTGCTCTGCTCGTTTTGGGGACTGAGCTGTCGCCGGCGCACTTTCTGTACACCGGCCCTGTGCTGACTGCGACGCCGGCGCTGGCCGCGGTGACGATGGGCCCCAAGGGCACCCTCTCGACGGCCTGCCTCGCTCTGGCCGTCAGCGTGACCACCGCCACCTACAACCACGCATGGGGCACCCAGCAGGTCTACACCAACTTCATGGCCATTCTGGTGGTGTCCGTGGCCAGTGTCATGACCAGCTGGGCCATCGCCACGCGCAGGAGGATCGAGCTGGACCAGGTCCGCCGGATCGCGGTGGCGGCGCAGGAGGTCATCCTGCGGCCTGTCCCCGCACGGCTGGGCCCGGTGCGGGCAGCCAGCCTATGTCTGGCGGCCGAGACGGGAGCACAGGTCGGCGGTGATCTGTATGAGGCCGTTCAGACCCGGTACGGCGTCCGGTTGATCGTGGGGGACGTGCGGGGCAAGGGGCTGAATGCCATGCGCGCGGTCGCGGTGGTGCTGGGCGCCTTCCGGGAGGCCGTGCACTACGAGGATGACCCGGTGGAGGTAATGAACCACTGCGCGGCTGCGCTGCAACGGGAGGCCGCCGTGCCGGGTGCGTTCGATCAGGAAGCCCTGATGGAGGGGTTCACCACCGCGCTCATGGCCCAGGTGCTGCCGGACGAACCCGTGGTACGGCTGGTCAACCGCGGCCATCCGCCTCCGCTGGTCCTGCACCAGGGCCAGGTTCATGCCCTGATGCCCGCCTGCCCACTGCCGCCCTTCGGCCTGGAAGACCTCATCACCGACTCTCCCGTCAAGCCCGACAGCTATCCGTTCCTGCCCGGTGACCGTCTGCTGCTGTATACCGACGGCGTGGTCGAGGCCCGCAATCGAGACGACAGCTTCTTTGCGCTGCCGGACGCCATGGAAGGGATGCATGCCGATACACCCCAGGAGTTCCTGGAAGGCCTGCACCAGCAATTGCTCCATCACACCGAGGGCCGCTTGGCGGATGATGTGGCGATGATCCTCATCGACCGGACCGGCGAAGAAGCCGACTGCGTCGCCGGCAGACAGGGGGCAGCACATTGA
- a CDS encoding HAD-IA family hydrolase, translated as MPGSPSPNRGESRSHDSPFVHVASPVLGPPPLTDRARYKKDALYLDPKGTRVTHELERGDIAQVQWNAHAAKSLGVRPDNLMGRIFADLRPEPLMLNAAQAAREAGVRVGVLSNSVGLTPWNLYDGYDLDERFDAVLISEHHRIRKPDPEIFRLMLDMMELPGEACVFVDDNRHYLPPAADLGMETIFAEDPKQTVSQLEALLDVTLLGAVCGGDRRGG; from the coding sequence ATCCCGGGCTCGCCCTCGCCGAATCGCGGTGAGAGTCGCTCCCACGACTCGCCGTTCGTCCACGTAGCCTCGCCCGTTCTCGGTCCTCCGCCGCTGACAGACCGGGCCAGGTACAAAAAGGACGCCCTGTACCTCGACCCCAAGGGAACCCGCGTCACACATGAGCTGGAACGTGGAGACATTGCGCAAGTTCAGTGGAACGCACATGCCGCGAAGAGCCTCGGTGTCCGACCCGACAACCTCATGGGAAGGATTTTCGCCGACCTACGTCCCGAGCCGCTGATGCTTAATGCAGCGCAAGCGGCCCGCGAGGCAGGAGTGCGGGTGGGAGTTCTCTCGAACAGCGTCGGACTAACGCCGTGGAACCTTTACGATGGCTACGATCTTGACGAGCGATTCGATGCGGTACTGATTTCAGAGCACCACCGCATTCGCAAGCCGGACCCTGAGATCTTCCGGCTCATGCTGGACATGATGGAACTTCCAGGTGAGGCGTGCGTGTTCGTTGACGACAACCGCCATTACCTCCCGCCTGCTGCGGATTTGGGCATGGAAACCATCTTTGCTGAAGATCCCAAGCAGACGGTTTCCCAGCTAGAAGCCCTCCTCGACGTCACGCTGCTTGGAGCGGTCTGCGGTGGGGACCGGCGCGGTGGTTGA
- a CDS encoding SDR family oxidoreductase produces the protein MNSTTQSPDRKIVLVTGASGGIGEATTRNLAAAGHQVVLGARRVDRLDRLVTELTEAGHRAESAQLDVTDRDSVNAFVAGALERHGRVDVLVNNAGVMPLGLMEELRVDEWDQMIDVNLRGVLHGIAGVLPSMRERRSGHIINVASTAAHRVDPTGVVYCATKFAVRAVSEGLRQETADLRVTVVSPGLTKTELTHSGGNPEQQNTVRSALEAVGIDASAIAQAIGYAIAQPADVNVNEVIVQGTAQL, from the coding sequence ATGAACAGCACCACCCAGTCCCCCGACCGCAAGATCGTCCTGGTGACGGGCGCGTCCGGGGGCATCGGCGAGGCGACCACCCGCAACCTCGCCGCCGCTGGCCACCAGGTCGTCCTCGGTGCCCGTCGCGTGGACCGCCTGGACCGTCTGGTCACCGAGCTGACCGAGGCCGGCCACCGCGCCGAGTCCGCGCAGCTGGACGTTACCGATCGCGACAGCGTGAACGCCTTCGTCGCCGGCGCGCTCGAACGCCACGGGCGCGTCGACGTCCTGGTCAACAATGCCGGTGTGATGCCGCTGGGCCTCATGGAGGAGCTGCGCGTCGACGAATGGGACCAGATGATCGACGTGAACCTGCGCGGCGTGCTGCACGGCATCGCGGGGGTCCTGCCCTCCATGCGTGAGCGCCGGTCCGGGCACATCATCAACGTCGCCTCCACCGCCGCGCACCGCGTGGACCCGACCGGGGTCGTGTACTGCGCGACGAAGTTCGCCGTACGCGCCGTGTCCGAGGGCCTGCGCCAGGAGACCGCCGACCTTCGCGTCACCGTCGTCAGCCCCGGCCTCACCAAGACCGAGCTCACCCACTCCGGTGGCAACCCCGAGCAGCAGAACACGGTGCGGTCAGCGCTCGAAGCGGTCGGTATCGACGCCTCGGCCATCGCCCAGGCCATCGGCTACGCCATCGCTCAGCCGGCCGACGTCAACGTCAACGAGGTCATCGTCCAGGGCACAGCGCAGCTCTGA
- a CDS encoding GntR family transcriptional regulator, whose protein sequence is MLFNGLPQGSMAKLERPGPLRERVYEALLELISSRSLHPGQRLVESELAGHLGVSRQPVREALQRLNTEGWVDLRPAQGAFVHEPTGDETDQLFVVRALLETEAARLAAVGSSAEGLERLDELCATGEAAVAADDVDAVVIANATFHACVMELAGNAVLAELAAHVEHRVRRYYTPIVRQAWVEHRELIAAIAARDDARAQQVMRAHTEDARTRFPPRPGS, encoded by the coding sequence ATGCTGTTCAACGGGCTGCCGCAAGGATCAATGGCCAAGCTGGAGCGCCCGGGACCGCTGCGCGAGCGGGTGTATGAGGCGCTGCTGGAGCTGATCAGTTCACGGTCGCTGCACCCTGGCCAGCGCCTGGTGGAGAGCGAACTCGCGGGCCACCTCGGGGTCTCCCGGCAGCCCGTACGCGAGGCGCTGCAGCGGCTGAACACCGAAGGGTGGGTGGACCTTCGCCCCGCCCAGGGTGCTTTCGTCCACGAGCCGACCGGGGACGAGACCGACCAGCTCTTTGTCGTCCGCGCTTTGCTGGAGACCGAGGCGGCGCGCCTGGCCGCGGTCGGCTCCTCGGCCGAGGGACTTGAGCGGCTGGACGAGCTGTGCGCGACGGGCGAGGCTGCGGTCGCCGCCGACGACGTGGACGCGGTGGTGATCGCGAACGCCACGTTCCACGCTTGTGTCATGGAACTGGCCGGGAACGCAGTGCTCGCGGAGCTGGCCGCCCATGTCGAGCACAGGGTCCGCCGGTACTACACACCCATCGTCCGCCAGGCTTGGGTAGAGCATCGTGAGCTGATCGCGGCCATCGCCGCCCGCGATGACGCACGCGCCCAGCAGGTCATGCGCGCCCACACCGAGGACGCCAGGACACGCTTCCCCCCAAGGCCGGGTAGTTGA
- a CDS encoding helix-turn-helix domain-containing protein, producing the protein MSQPVPETDIRDFLRTRRARITPQQAGLPPHPGVRRVPGLRREEVAQLAGVSVDYYVRLERGRTTSVSAAVLDAVARALQLNDTERNHLFALANPTRQRPQARAAQRARPGLLRALENVAGVPALLLGHRLDVLATNHLARAFYRDFEGLPAGEWNMARYMFLDPAARDLYVDWPETARENVGMLRLHASHHPRDPRLAQLVNELSVGDRDFRRWWSDHDVYQPKYGSKRYHHPLVGDLTLGFEAFKPMGDPDQTLGLYTVEPGSPSENALRLLASWTADNTHIQPEEGLGGCAPPGRGAAGQA; encoded by the coding sequence ATGAGCCAGCCCGTGCCCGAGACCGATATTCGGGATTTCCTGCGGACACGCCGGGCCCGCATCACCCCGCAACAAGCCGGTCTTCCTCCGCACCCGGGCGTGCGCCGAGTGCCTGGTCTCCGGCGCGAGGAAGTCGCCCAGCTCGCCGGAGTCAGCGTGGACTACTACGTACGGCTGGAACGTGGACGCACTACGAGCGTCTCCGCTGCCGTCCTGGACGCCGTCGCTCGCGCGCTGCAACTCAACGACACCGAACGTAACCATTTGTTCGCCCTGGCCAACCCCACCCGGCAGCGCCCGCAAGCCAGGGCGGCCCAGCGTGCCCGCCCCGGGCTGCTGCGGGCGCTGGAGAATGTCGCCGGCGTCCCGGCCCTGCTTCTGGGGCACCGCCTGGACGTCCTGGCCACCAATCACCTGGCCCGCGCCTTCTATCGTGACTTCGAGGGCCTGCCGGCCGGCGAGTGGAACATGGCCCGCTACATGTTCCTCGACCCCGCCGCCCGGGATCTCTACGTCGACTGGCCCGAGACCGCCCGCGAAAACGTGGGCATGCTGCGCCTGCATGCCAGCCACCATCCACGCGATCCCCGGCTGGCCCAGCTGGTTAATGAACTGTCCGTCGGCGACCGGGACTTCCGCCGGTGGTGGTCGGACCACGACGTGTACCAGCCCAAGTACGGCTCCAAGCGCTACCACCACCCACTCGTCGGGGACCTCACCCTTGGCTTCGAGGCCTTCAAGCCCATGGGCGACCCCGACCAGACGCTCGGCCTGTACACCGTCGAACCCGGATCACCGTCGGAAAACGCCCTGCGCTTGCTTGCCAGCTGGACCGCTGACAACACGCACATCCAGCCCGAGGAAGGCTTGGGGGGGTGCGCCCCGCCCGGCCGTGGGGCGGCGGGGCAGGCCTGA
- a CDS encoding DNA-processing protein DprA, whose amino-acid sequence MAGADHITPDQLTADLDRPGTEASGATLKASATLLAALTHAVILIEAVDNSEAMYTAETAVARHRPLLAPLATNDVRSSGSARLLAEQHAVNCPTPARALALL is encoded by the coding sequence ATGGCTGGGGCTGACCACATCACCCCTGACCAGCTCACCGCCGATCTCGACCGGCCCGGTACCGAAGCCAGCGGCGCCACACTCAAAGCCAGCGCCACCCTGCTGGCCGCGCTCACCCACGCCGTGATCCTCATCGAGGCCGTGGACAACTCCGAGGCGATGTACACGGCCGAGACCGCCGTCGCCCGCCACCGGCCCCTGCTCGCCCCACTCGCCACCAACGACGTGCGCTCCAGCGGCAGCGCCCGCCTGCTCGCCGAGCAGCACGCCGTCAACTGCCCGACCCCCGCGCGAGCACTCGCCCTGCTCTGA